Proteins from a genomic interval of Prevotella sp. E13-27:
- a CDS encoding carboxypeptidase-like regulatory domain-containing protein — translation MRTIVLRQLMTLAMIMVSFCCVAQTFTLKGKVSDSEGNALELATVSCLSQGKVTMTNLKGEFSMKLHTEDSVVVKFSMVGYKARTRTLRKPRTTQTLNITMMPIDDLSEVVVEQKRRQTSQTEQIDIKDMKTAPSASGNAVEELIQQQAGVSTHNELSSQYNVRGGSFDENSVYINNVEVYRPLLIRSGQQEGLSVINPDMVEKVGFSSGGYSAKYGDKMSSALDITYKRPKAFEATAMASLLGASAYVGLSNKKMALSQGVRYKTNRYLLGSLDEHGEYRPSFLDYQAYFIYQPNRRWTLDVLGNISENHYNFKPSDRETSFGTMRDVKSFKVYFDGQEKDVFRTFFGAASLTRHIGDSTNVRLLWSAFHTKEQERYDIQGQYWLDESQSSENLGVGTYMEHARNYLTARVQSLKLMVEKKLKRHDIEGALTMKWEKISEQNREWEMRDSSGYSVPHKENRLDLIYTLAAKNEVSSRRVEGYLQDIYKWNTGGTTEDATKTGDEEAAMTFYTLTYGVRFANWSFNRETIVSPRLSLAVVPSWNNDVTLRLATGIYYQAPFYKEIRDTTMLQNNITVATLNEKIKSQRSIQFIAAFDYRFKMLNRPFKFTAEAYYKALSNLIPYNVQNVKVTYYGENLTSGYATGLDMKLYGEFVPGTDSWLTFSLMRTQQKFNGQWVPMPTDQRYAVNLHFTDYFPGTERCKMTLRLAYADGLPFGAPHRGLEGQNFRAPAYKRADIGINYLLLGETDNSQKAQNSRWGFKRLWVGLDCLNLFGISNVNSYYWVTDVSNMQWAVPNYLTGRQLNGKVIVEF, via the coding sequence ATGAGAACAATTGTCTTACGCCAACTGATGACACTCGCCATGATAATGGTGAGCTTTTGCTGTGTGGCACAGACGTTCACGCTGAAAGGCAAGGTGAGCGACAGCGAGGGCAACGCGCTGGAGCTGGCCACGGTGAGCTGTCTGTCACAGGGCAAGGTGACGATGACGAACCTGAAGGGTGAGTTCTCGATGAAGCTGCACACGGAAGACTCGGTGGTGGTGAAGTTCTCAATGGTGGGATACAAGGCACGCACGCGCACCCTGCGCAAGCCTCGCACCACACAGACGCTGAACATAACGATGATGCCCATAGACGACCTGAGCGAGGTGGTGGTGGAACAGAAGCGACGCCAGACATCGCAGACGGAGCAGATAGACATAAAAGACATGAAGACAGCGCCATCGGCAAGTGGCAACGCCGTGGAGGAGCTGATACAGCAGCAGGCAGGAGTATCGACGCACAACGAGCTGTCATCGCAATACAACGTGCGCGGAGGCTCGTTTGACGAGAACTCGGTATATATAAACAATGTGGAGGTGTATCGCCCGTTGCTCATACGCAGCGGACAGCAGGAGGGCCTGTCGGTAATAAACCCTGACATGGTGGAGAAGGTGGGCTTCTCAAGTGGCGGATATTCTGCGAAATATGGCGACAAGATGTCATCGGCACTCGACATAACATATAAGCGTCCGAAGGCGTTTGAGGCCACGGCAATGGCATCGCTGCTGGGAGCAAGCGCCTATGTGGGTCTGAGCAACAAGAAGATGGCGCTGAGCCAGGGTGTGCGCTACAAGACCAACAGATACCTGCTGGGCTCGCTGGACGAGCATGGCGAATATCGTCCGAGCTTCCTGGACTATCAGGCTTATTTCATTTATCAGCCTAACAGGAGATGGACCTTAGACGTGCTGGGCAACATTTCGGAGAACCACTATAACTTCAAGCCTTCGGACAGAGAGACATCGTTTGGCACGATGAGAGACGTGAAGTCATTCAAGGTTTATTTCGACGGACAGGAGAAGGACGTGTTCCGCACATTCTTCGGAGCAGCAAGCCTGACACGACACATAGGTGACTCAACGAACGTGAGACTGCTATGGTCGGCATTCCACACCAAGGAGCAGGAGCGCTACGACATTCAAGGACAGTACTGGCTGGACGAGTCGCAGTCGTCGGAGAACCTCGGCGTGGGAACATACATGGAGCATGCACGCAACTATCTCACAGCGCGAGTGCAGAGCCTGAAACTGATGGTGGAGAAGAAGCTGAAGCGCCACGACATTGAGGGTGCGCTGACTATGAAATGGGAGAAAATAAGCGAGCAGAACCGCGAATGGGAGATGCGCGACTCAAGCGGATACTCTGTGCCCCACAAAGAAAACAGATTGGACCTGATATATACCCTCGCAGCGAAGAACGAGGTGTCGTCACGCCGAGTGGAGGGCTACCTGCAGGACATATACAAATGGAACACTGGAGGGACGACAGAAGATGCAACGAAGACTGGCGACGAGGAGGCGGCGATGACGTTCTACACGCTGACCTATGGTGTGCGTTTCGCCAACTGGAGCTTCAACCGTGAGACGATAGTTTCGCCAAGACTGTCGCTGGCAGTGGTGCCTTCATGGAACAACGACGTGACGCTGCGCCTCGCCACAGGCATATATTACCAGGCACCGTTCTACAAGGAGATTCGCGACACCACGATGCTACAGAACAACATAACCGTGGCAACACTCAACGAGAAGATAAAGAGCCAGCGCTCGATACAGTTCATAGCTGCCTTCGACTACAGGTTCAAGATGCTGAACCGTCCGTTTAAGTTCACTGCCGAGGCTTACTACAAGGCGCTGTCGAACCTCATACCCTACAACGTGCAGAACGTGAAGGTGACATACTACGGCGAGAACCTCACATCAGGCTATGCCACAGGTCTGGACATGAAGCTCTATGGCGAGTTTGTGCCTGGCACCGACTCGTGGCTCACATTCTCACTCATGCGCACACAACAGAAGTTCAACGGACAGTGGGTGCCCATGCCTACAGACCAGCGCTATGCCGTGAACCTGCATTTCACTGACTATTTCCCTGGCACAGAGCGCTGCAAGATGACGCTAAGACTGGCCTATGCCGACGGACTGCCCTTTGGAGCACCTCACCGCGGACTGGAAGGACAGAACTTCCGTGCGCCTGCCTATAAGCGTGCAGACATAGGAATAAACTATCTGCTGCTTGGCGAGACTGACAATAGTCAGAAAGCGCAAAACAGCAGATGGGGATTCAAGCGTCTGTGGGTGGGACTGGACTGTCTTAACCTCTTCGGAATTTCTAACGTAAACTCCTATTACTGGGTGACCGATGTAAGCAACATGCAGTGGGCTGTGCCTAACTACCTGACAGGAAGACAGCTTAACGGAAAGGTGATTGTGGAGTTTTAA
- a CDS encoding sigma-70 family RNA polymerase sigma factor, which yields MTDNTLNIYLDEIGQVSLLSEDEERRLSARIKAGDERSLNKLVEANLRFVVSIARQYQGKGLTMDDLISEGNIGLVKAAGKFDATRGLRFVNYAVVFIREQIEKALKMESKEMRLENVKDGETRSIDAPLGGRTEMNLLSVLVNQNSPLADERTYSNAVARNIERVLMLLNEREYKVISAYYGIERDHMTMAEIASELNLKRERVRQIRDRAVRRMKKNFKQL from the coding sequence ATGACAGACAACACTCTGAACATTTATCTTGACGAAATAGGACAGGTGTCGCTTCTCTCTGAAGACGAGGAGCGGCGCCTGTCTGCTCGTATAAAGGCTGGCGATGAGCGTTCACTTAACAAGCTTGTTGAGGCCAACCTGCGCTTTGTGGTTTCCATAGCCCGTCAGTATCAGGGTAAGGGCCTGACCATGGACGACCTCATCAGCGAGGGTAACATCGGACTGGTTAAAGCAGCTGGTAAGTTCGATGCCACCCGTGGCTTGCGCTTCGTAAACTATGCTGTGGTGTTCATCCGTGAGCAGATAGAGAAGGCCCTGAAGATGGAGAGCAAGGAGATGCGCCTTGAGAATGTGAAGGATGGTGAGACTCGTTCCATCGATGCTCCTCTTGGCGGACGCACGGAGATGAATCTTCTCTCCGTTCTTGTCAACCAGAACTCGCCCCTTGCCGACGAGCGCACCTATAGCAATGCTGTCGCAAGGAATATTGAGCGTGTGCTCATGCTTCTCAATGAACGTGAATACAAGGTTATCTCTGCATACTACGGTATAGAGCGTGACCACATGACAATGGCCGAGATAGCCTCAGAGCTTAATCTCAAGCGCGAACGTGTCCGTCAGATACGAGACCGTGCCGTTCGTCGCATGAAGAAGAATTTCAAGCAGCTCTAA
- the map gene encoding type I methionyl aminopeptidase has protein sequence MAQNKKRRWHCLPGQEPTEMDKQIMYWENKGKLVPTRDLIKTPEQIEGIRKAGIVNTGVLDEVAKTIHAGMSTLEIDQICRKYCEDHGAIPACLNYEGFPMSVCTSINEVVCHGIPKEEDILEEGDIINVDFTTILDGYYADASRMFIIGKTTPEKEQLVKVAKECLEIGMEAAKPYGFVGDIGHAIEKHCKKYGYGIVRDLAGHGVGLKFHEEPDVDHYGHRGTGMLLVPGMVFTIEPMINMGTWKVFIDADDPYGWEVITEDELPSAQWEHTLVMTDHGVEVLTH, from the coding sequence ATGGCACAGAACAAGAAACGCAGATGGCACTGCCTCCCTGGGCAGGAGCCAACAGAGATGGACAAGCAGATAATGTATTGGGAGAACAAGGGAAAGCTCGTTCCCACTCGCGACCTCATCAAAACGCCTGAACAGATAGAAGGCATCCGCAAGGCAGGCATCGTCAACACCGGCGTGCTCGACGAGGTGGCAAAGACCATCCATGCCGGCATGTCAACCCTCGAGATTGACCAGATATGCCGCAAATACTGTGAAGATCATGGCGCCATTCCAGCATGTCTCAACTACGAAGGCTTCCCCATGAGCGTCTGCACCAGCATCAACGAGGTTGTCTGTCACGGCATCCCCAAGGAGGAAGACATCCTTGAGGAGGGCGACATCATCAATGTTGACTTCACCACCATCCTCGATGGCTATTATGCCGATGCCTCACGCATGTTCATCATCGGCAAGACCACCCCTGAGAAGGAGCAGCTCGTCAAAGTTGCCAAGGAGTGTCTTGAGATAGGCATGGAGGCCGCCAAGCCCTACGGCTTCGTTGGCGACATTGGTCATGCCATCGAGAAGCACTGTAAGAAATACGGCTATGGCATCGTGCGCGACCTTGCCGGTCATGGCGTGGGCTTGAAGTTCCACGAGGAGCCTGATGTCGACCACTACGGTCATCGCGGCACAGGCATGCTGCTCGTTCCAGGCATGGTGTTCACCATTGAGCCAATGATCAACATGGGCACATGGAAGGTCTTCATCGATGCCGACGACCCTTACGGATGGGAGGTCATCACTGAAGACGAGCTTCCCTCCGCCCAGTGGGAGCACACCCTCGTCATGACAGACCACGGCGTAGAGGTGCTGACACACTAA
- the nqrF gene encoding NADH:ubiquinone reductase (Na(+)-transporting) subunit F, which produces MIQFISYSIGVFLIVILLLVTILLVAKKYLSPSGNVNIEINGENTINVPQGSSLMATLNENGIFLPSACGGKASCGQCKVQVLEGGGEILDSERPHFSRKEIKAGWRLGCQCKVKGDLKIHVDESILGVKEYECTVISNKNVATFIKEFKVQLPAGAHMDFLPGSYAQIKIPAFDCIDYDKDFDKSLIGEEYLPSWEKFGLFPLKCKNPEPTIRAYSMANYPAEGDVFMLTVRIATPPFKPDRSGFMEVNPGIASSYIFSLKPGDKVIMSGPYGDFHPHFDSKKEMIWVGGGAGMAPLRAQIMHMTKTLHTTDREMHYFYGARALNEVFYLDDFLGLEKEFPNFHFHLALDRPDPAADAAGVKYTPGFVHQVMLNTYLKDHEAPEDIEYYMCGPGPMSKAVVSMLDSLGVEPESIMYDNFGG; this is translated from the coding sequence ATGATACAATTTATTTCTTATAGCATTGGAGTATTCCTCATTGTAATACTTCTTTTGGTAACCATCCTGCTGGTGGCAAAGAAATATCTCAGCCCCAGTGGAAATGTGAATATTGAGATTAATGGCGAGAACACCATCAACGTGCCTCAGGGCAGCAGCCTCATGGCTACGCTCAACGAGAACGGCATCTTCCTGCCTTCAGCTTGTGGTGGTAAGGCATCATGCGGACAGTGTAAGGTTCAGGTTCTCGAAGGCGGTGGTGAGATTCTCGACTCTGAGCGTCCTCACTTCTCTCGTAAGGAGATAAAGGCTGGCTGGCGCTTAGGCTGTCAGTGCAAGGTGAAGGGCGATTTGAAGATTCATGTTGATGAGTCTATACTTGGCGTTAAGGAGTACGAGTGTACTGTTATCTCCAACAAGAACGTGGCTACGTTCATCAAGGAGTTCAAGGTACAGCTTCCTGCAGGCGCTCACATGGATTTCCTGCCAGGCTCTTACGCTCAGATAAAGATTCCTGCATTTGACTGCATCGACTATGACAAGGACTTCGACAAGTCACTCATTGGCGAAGAGTATCTGCCATCATGGGAGAAGTTCGGACTGTTCCCACTTAAGTGTAAGAACCCCGAGCCAACCATCCGTGCTTACTCTATGGCTAACTATCCTGCTGAGGGTGATGTGTTCATGCTCACCGTTCGTATTGCTACACCACCGTTCAAGCCCGATCGCAGTGGCTTCATGGAGGTTAACCCAGGTATCGCATCGTCATACATCTTCTCTCTGAAGCCAGGCGATAAGGTAATAATGAGTGGCCCTTATGGTGATTTCCACCCACACTTCGATTCGAAGAAGGAGATGATTTGGGTAGGCGGTGGCGCTGGTATGGCTCCTCTCCGCGCTCAGATCATGCACATGACGAAGACCTTGCACACCACCGATCGCGAGATGCACTACTTCTATGGTGCACGTGCGCTGAACGAGGTGTTCTATCTCGACGACTTCCTCGGACTGGAGAAGGAGTTTCCCAACTTCCACTTTCATCTGGCTCTCGACCGTCCCGATCCCGCAGCCGATGCCGCAGGCGTGAAATATACTCCAGGCTTCGTTCATCAGGTGATGCTGAACACCTACCTGAAGGACCACGAGGCTCCAGAGGATATTGAGTACTACATGTGCGGACCTGGCCCAATGTCAAAGGCTGTCGTCTCAATGCTCGATAGCCTTGGTGTAGAACCGGAGTCTATCATGTACGATAACTTCGGAGGATAA
- a CDS encoding peptide MFS transporter, translating into MFKNHPKGLLQAALSNMGERFGYYIMNAVLVLFLCSKFGLSDVTSGYIYSAFYAGIYVLSLVGGIIADRTQNYKGTIMTGLIIMASGYVILSVPILATSGNIVWLLPLTCLALFLIAFGNGLFKGNLQAIVGQMYDNFEAEAAKKGEEELRMAKEKRDSGFQIFYVFINIGGLIAPFVAPLLRSWWLQVNNLTYDSSLPALCHQYINEGAAMSADALSNLNELAVKAGGSTADLGAFCSQYLDVFNTGIHYSFIASVVAMAISLTIFVLSRGMFPTPGKKAAVVSESYTEEEKKAMATEIKQRMYALFAVLGIAVFFWWSFHQNGTSMSLFARDFSNTSIFPPEIWQAVNPFFVIVLTPIIMWLFGTMARNGQEISTPRKIAYGMGIAGVAYLFMTVFCYAQSYPSAEVFTSMDTNVASGMKAGAWVLIVYYFFMTVAELFISPLGLSFVSKVAPKHLQGLCQGLWLGATAVGNGLLWIGPLMYNKWPIWQCWAVFLAVCLISMGVMFGMVKWLERVTK; encoded by the coding sequence ATGTTCAAAAATCATCCTAAAGGCCTGTTACAGGCTGCACTGAGCAACATGGGTGAACGCTTCGGCTACTACATCATGAATGCAGTGCTTGTGTTGTTCCTATGCTCAAAGTTCGGACTGTCTGACGTAACGAGTGGTTACATCTATTCTGCTTTCTATGCAGGCATCTATGTACTGAGCTTGGTTGGTGGTATTATTGCTGACCGCACCCAGAATTACAAGGGTACCATCATGACAGGTCTTATCATCATGGCTTCGGGCTATGTAATCCTGTCTGTTCCCATCTTGGCAACATCAGGCAACATCGTCTGGCTTCTGCCTCTTACCTGTCTGGCTTTGTTCCTTATAGCTTTTGGCAATGGCTTGTTCAAAGGCAATCTTCAGGCCATCGTTGGTCAGATGTATGACAATTTCGAGGCTGAGGCTGCAAAGAAAGGCGAGGAAGAGTTGCGCATGGCAAAGGAAAAGCGTGACTCTGGCTTCCAGATTTTCTATGTGTTCATCAATATTGGCGGACTCATTGCTCCATTCGTGGCACCTTTGCTCCGCTCATGGTGGCTTCAGGTTAACAACCTTACCTATGACTCATCGCTTCCAGCCCTTTGCCATCAGTACATCAACGAAGGCGCAGCTATGTCGGCCGACGCATTGAGCAATCTTAACGAGCTTGCAGTGAAGGCAGGCGGCTCTACTGCCGACCTTGGCGCATTCTGCTCACAGTATCTCGATGTCTTCAACACCGGCATTCACTATTCGTTCATTGCCTCTGTAGTGGCAATGGCCATCTCGTTGACCATCTTTGTTCTCTCACGTGGCATGTTCCCCACACCAGGCAAGAAAGCAGCCGTGGTGTCTGAGTCTTACACTGAGGAGGAGAAGAAGGCTATGGCAACTGAGATCAAGCAGCGCATGTATGCCCTGTTCGCTGTATTGGGTATTGCTGTGTTCTTCTGGTGGTCATTCCATCAGAATGGTACTTCTATGTCGCTCTTCGCACGTGACTTCAGCAACACCTCTATTTTCCCGCCTGAGATATGGCAGGCTGTTAACCCATTCTTCGTTATCGTGCTTACTCCAATCATCATGTGGCTCTTCGGCACTATGGCACGCAATGGACAGGAGATTTCTACTCCACGTAAGATTGCCTATGGCATGGGTATCGCCGGTGTGGCCTATCTCTTCATGACGGTGTTCTGCTATGCACAGTCTTATCCTTCAGCAGAAGTGTTCACTTCTATGGATACCAATGTTGCTTCAGGCATGAAGGCTGGCGCATGGGTGCTCATAGTTTACTATTTCTTCATGACAGTTGCCGAGTTGTTCATCTCTCCGCTGGGTCTCTCTTTCGTTTCCAAGGTTGCTCCTAAGCATCTGCAGGGACTCTGTCAGGGTCTGTGGCTTGGTGCTACTGCTGTAGGCAATGGCCTGCTGTGGATAGGTCCTCTCATGTATAACAAATGGCCCATCTGGCAGTGCTGGGCAGTGTTCCTCGCTGTCTGCCTCATCTCTATGGGTGTCATGTTTGGCATGGTGAAGTGGCTTGAGCGTGTTACGAAGTAA
- a CDS encoding LysM peptidoglycan-binding domain-containing protein: MMKTFKYVVCIAILLGFVTSAQAQQVHKVKKQETIYGISRDYNITIDELMSANPEMKNADFKLKKGMKINIPAKAKEEAVKEQKLTNSSVSAAPKQVGDVRNRAIRLGVMLPLHDENGDGKRMTEYYRGVLMACDSLRELGISTDVYAWNLAEYSDVSSVLSDPNAARCDIIIGPLYSKQVPELSKFVEKNDIMMVIPFSINAPDVHTNHKIFQVYQNQNEQNESTVRRFCEWFRDYHSVIIDCGDTTSTKGSFTSMLRRTLEQHGMKYSITNLKQSSDKAFKASFDVNKKNIVVLNTGRSPELLATFGRLSSIATENPDIHIALFGYTEWMMYVQHQLENFYKYNVYLPTPFYTNLLSSATERIMQKYRWNFHQDMMVSLPRFAITGFDHAYFFLMGLHKYGKNFDGAAGRFGYQPVQTPLKFERVGNGGYKNKAYMFVHYMPEHKIEAVNY, from the coding sequence ATGATGAAAACGTTTAAATATGTAGTCTGTATAGCCATTTTGTTAGGCTTTGTAACATCGGCACAGGCACAGCAAGTCCATAAGGTAAAGAAGCAGGAAACCATCTACGGCATAAGCCGCGACTATAACATCACGATAGACGAGCTTATGTCGGCAAACCCTGAGATGAAGAATGCTGATTTCAAGCTCAAGAAGGGCATGAAGATAAACATACCTGCGAAGGCTAAGGAAGAGGCTGTAAAAGAGCAGAAACTCACTAATAGTTCTGTTAGTGCTGCTCCAAAGCAGGTGGGCGATGTTCGTAATCGTGCCATTCGTTTGGGAGTTATGCTTCCCCTTCACGATGAGAATGGCGATGGCAAGCGCATGACAGAGTACTATCGTGGCGTCCTCATGGCTTGCGACAGTCTTCGTGAGCTTGGCATCTCTACCGATGTCTATGCGTGGAACCTCGCAGAGTATAGTGATGTGAGTTCTGTTCTGAGTGATCCCAATGCAGCCCGTTGTGACATTATCATTGGCCCTCTCTATTCCAAGCAGGTGCCTGAGCTGTCTAAATTCGTTGAGAAAAACGATATCATGATGGTTATTCCATTTTCCATCAATGCCCCCGATGTTCACACTAACCACAAGATTTTCCAGGTCTATCAGAACCAGAACGAGCAGAACGAATCTACTGTTCGTCGTTTCTGTGAGTGGTTCCGTGACTATCATTCAGTAATTATTGACTGTGGAGACACTACAAGCACCAAGGGCTCGTTCACGTCAATGCTTCGTCGTACGCTTGAGCAGCATGGCATGAAGTATAGCATCACAAATCTGAAACAATCGTCAGACAAAGCATTCAAGGCCTCCTTCGACGTGAATAAGAAGAACATCGTTGTTCTTAACACAGGTCGCTCTCCAGAGCTGCTTGCCACCTTTGGACGTCTGAGCAGCATAGCTACCGAGAATCCTGACATTCACATCGCCTTGTTCGGCTATACTGAGTGGATGATGTATGTGCAGCATCAGTTGGAGAACTTCTATAAGTATAATGTCTATCTTCCAACACCTTTCTACACCAACCTGCTTTCTTCTGCCACAGAACGCATCATGCAGAAATATCGCTGGAACTTCCATCAGGACATGATGGTGTCGCTGCCCCGTTTCGCCATTACAGGCTTTGACCATGCATATTTCTTCCTTATGGGTCTTCATAAGTATGGCAAGAACTTCGATGGCGCTGCAGGTCGTTTCGGCTATCAGCCGGTGCAGACACCGCTGAAGTTTGAGCGCGTAGGCAATGGTGGCTATAAGAATAAGGCATACATGTTTGTCCACTATATGCCTGAGCATAAGATTGAGGCTGTTAACTATTGA
- a CDS encoding porin family protein gives MKRLLLFFFIALASAQQLFAQIGEYRNEFAIGGGAGVVLSNVGFMPEVPQKWHEGRIGGLSFRYTSEKYFNSVCAVVAELNYAQVGWKEKILTRDDVPVINTVTGQAEKFQRTLSYIQLPVLARLGWGRERSGFQAFINLGPQFGYYLNSKTEMNFNLAQRNATDRTSKIVAQDTMAVQRPFDYGIAVGLGLEYSHPKVGHFLIEGRYYYGLGDIYKNSKRDYFGRSNLNNIVIKVSYLFDIKKTNNPKIK, from the coding sequence ATGAAGCGCTTACTATTATTTTTCTTCATAGCATTAGCATCAGCACAGCAGCTCTTTGCCCAGATTGGTGAATATCGTAATGAGTTCGCTATTGGTGGTGGAGCCGGTGTGGTGTTAAGCAATGTCGGCTTCATGCCCGAGGTGCCTCAGAAGTGGCATGAGGGTAGGATAGGGGGACTATCGTTCCGTTACACCTCTGAGAAATATTTTAACAGCGTCTGTGCTGTCGTGGCAGAGCTGAACTACGCCCAAGTGGGTTGGAAAGAAAAGATCCTCACTCGCGATGATGTCCCAGTGATAAACACTGTCACAGGTCAGGCTGAGAAATTCCAGCGCACACTTAGCTATATCCAGCTGCCTGTCCTTGCACGCTTAGGGTGGGGACGTGAGCGCAGTGGCTTCCAAGCATTCATTAACTTGGGCCCTCAGTTCGGCTATTATCTCAACAGCAAGACCGAGATGAACTTTAACCTTGCCCAGCGCAACGCTACCGATCGCACTTCGAAGATTGTAGCTCAGGACACCATGGCTGTCCAGCGTCCTTTCGACTACGGTATCGCTGTCGGCTTAGGACTTGAATACTCCCATCCCAAGGTGGGCCACTTCCTCATTGAGGGACGCTATTACTATGGCCTTGGCGATATATATAAAAACTCAAAGCGCGATTATTTCGGACGTTCAAACCTTAATAATATTGTCATCAAGGTGTCCTATCTGTTCGATATCAAGAAAACTAATAACCCAAAAATAAAATAA